The segment CCCACTCTCTCTCGATTCCCACGATCGGGATCGGAGCCGGAGGAAACTGTGACGGACAGGTTCTTGTCTATCATGATCTGCTTCAGTATGGAAGCGAGATCCAGCCCTCCTTTGTCAAACCCTATGCACAGATCGGAGAGATGGCAGTTCAGGGGATCCGGACCTATGTAAAGGAGGTTCGGGAGGGGAGCTTCCCCGGGGAAGAACACACCTTCCGCGCCCCGGCGGTGATGGATCACCTCTACGGCGGAGAAAGGAAAAAAGATTGATGCAGAGAATTGAGACGATTGCCCGGCTCAGAAACCTTCTCCGCCCCCGGCGGGGACGGCGGCTGGGATTGGTACCGACGATGGGCTATCTCCATGAGGGCCATCTTTCCCTGATCCGACAGGCCGCCGAAGAGTGTGAACAAGTAGTGGTATCTGTCTTTGTCAATCCATTGCAGTTTGGTCCCGGAGAGGACCTGGATCGGTATCCGCGGGATCTGGAGCGGGACCGGCAGTTGGCCGAAGAAGCGGGGGCTGATATCCTTTTCACGCCCGGAGTGGAAGAGATGTATCCCGGCGGAGCGAAGACCACCGTCCGGGTCACCGGTCTCACAGACCGGTTGTGCGGAGCCTCCCGCCCCGGCCATTTCGACGGTGTGGCCACCGTGGTCTCCAAGTTGTTCCATATCGTGGAACCGGACCGGGCCTACTTTGGCCAAAAGGATGCGCAACAGGTGGCGGTGATCCAACAGATGGTCCATGATCTCAACATGCCCGTCGAAGTGGTGCCCTGCCCGACGGTGCGGGAAGAGGACGGCCTGGCGATGAGTTCCCGCAATGTCTAC is part of the Kroppenstedtia eburnea genome and harbors:
- the panC gene encoding pantoate--beta-alanine ligase; the protein is MQRIETIARLRNLLRPRRGRRLGLVPTMGYLHEGHLSLIRQAAEECEQVVVSVFVNPLQFGPGEDLDRYPRDLERDRQLAEEAGADILFTPGVEEMYPGGAKTTVRVTGLTDRLCGASRPGHFDGVATVVSKLFHIVEPDRAYFGQKDAQQVAVIQQMVHDLNMPVEVVPCPTVREEDGLAMSSRNVYLSPEERRRATTLYKTLREATREREAGRLCQAAEAVQFIRERLEMTEGLSIDYVEVLSYPGLEPLERLDESRSIAAVAVHLGSTRLIDNVIWPQEEGTRCTAP